Proteins encoded within one genomic window of Actinoplanes octamycinicus:
- a CDS encoding MerR family transcriptional regulator has protein sequence MDVNEQLADALRLAVDPPGGVSVEALQDLIRDDPARQWDIATAAGHVGVSPHTLRYYERIGLIAVPRNRAGHRVYDAASVRRLVFLTRMRTSGMAISDLRHYIALVDGGDATIPDRLDLLLEHRDTLRNQLKQIQLALAATEYKIATYGGAAQP, from the coding sequence ATGGACGTGAACGAACAGTTGGCGGACGCGTTGCGCCTGGCCGTCGACCCGCCCGGCGGTGTGTCGGTCGAGGCCTTGCAGGATCTGATCCGGGACGACCCGGCCCGGCAGTGGGACATCGCGACGGCGGCCGGCCACGTCGGCGTGAGCCCGCACACCTTGCGCTACTACGAACGGATCGGCTTGATCGCGGTGCCTCGTAACCGCGCGGGGCATCGCGTCTACGACGCCGCGTCCGTACGGCGCCTGGTGTTCCTGACCCGCATGCGAACGTCGGGGATGGCCATCAGCGACCTGCGCCACTACATCGCCCTCGTGGATGGCGGCGACGCCACCATCCCTGACCGCCTCGACCTGCTCCTTGAGCACCGCGACACGTTGCGGAACCAGCTCAAGCAGATCCAGCTGGCTCTGGCGGCCACCGAATACAAGATCGCCACGTACGGAGGAGCGGCTCAGCCATGA
- a CDS encoding GGDEF domain-containing protein: protein MAAHGRVADSTPELDAELDLLEERIGWDLAESLAQLDRLIETLRPLGEDDLFWRATLLRAEAIERQGDSATAARLIGEVHRWAAEHGSQRLISRTHRLLARIATNTGDLGGGLEHMLQCVTALGDDTPPAERVLALIKLADAFAATGSMAAARERFEQAFAAATEIGHLERQTTALNNYAYSEYEAGEPQRSWEVLQRLRALSQAHGRPLDAAELDTVARVALELGHVEEAERAARAALDQYPQAPVEADAQAAYLLTFGMARHRRGDLEGAGTALAESAQLCERHGLGRLAAGVLAEQAAVLASAGRFEDAYRRLCEANAAERRQRDADREKQARTLQAAYEVADARRQAESFRDQARRDPLTGLHNRRFVDERLPGLLARCAADGAPVIAALLDLDHFKQINDSLSHQAGDAVLVAFAGLLAQVEVGADGFAARLGGEEFLLVMTGAAVPESIMKVADFRQAVLAHRWAPITGELPVTVSIGVTAAAPGGTVADLLGRADEALYAAKRAGRNRVHLDELADLADRRQRRD, encoded by the coding sequence ATGGCGGCACACGGGAGGGTGGCGGACTCGACGCCGGAGCTCGACGCCGAGCTGGACCTGCTGGAGGAACGGATCGGGTGGGACCTGGCCGAGTCCCTCGCCCAGCTGGACCGGCTGATCGAGACGCTGCGACCGCTCGGCGAGGACGACCTGTTCTGGCGGGCGACGCTGCTGCGGGCGGAGGCCATCGAGCGTCAGGGTGACAGCGCGACCGCGGCCCGGCTCATCGGCGAGGTGCACCGGTGGGCGGCCGAGCACGGCTCGCAGCGGCTGATCTCCCGCACCCACCGGCTGCTGGCCCGGATCGCCACCAACACCGGTGACCTGGGCGGTGGCCTGGAGCACATGCTTCAGTGCGTGACGGCGCTGGGCGACGACACACCCCCGGCGGAACGGGTCCTGGCACTGATCAAGCTGGCCGACGCGTTCGCCGCGACCGGGTCGATGGCGGCCGCCCGGGAACGTTTCGAGCAGGCCTTCGCGGCCGCCACGGAGATCGGCCATCTGGAACGCCAGACGACCGCCTTGAACAACTACGCCTACAGCGAGTACGAGGCCGGCGAGCCGCAGCGCTCCTGGGAGGTGCTGCAGCGGCTGCGGGCCCTCAGTCAGGCGCACGGCCGGCCCCTGGACGCCGCCGAGCTGGACACGGTGGCCCGGGTCGCGCTGGAGCTGGGACACGTCGAGGAGGCCGAGCGCGCCGCCCGCGCTGCGCTCGATCAGTATCCGCAGGCCCCGGTCGAAGCCGACGCGCAGGCCGCGTACCTGCTGACGTTCGGCATGGCCCGGCATCGGCGGGGGGATCTGGAGGGCGCTGGGACGGCCCTCGCCGAGAGCGCGCAGCTGTGTGAACGGCACGGGCTCGGCCGGCTGGCCGCCGGGGTGCTGGCCGAGCAGGCCGCCGTGCTGGCCTCGGCCGGGCGATTCGAGGACGCCTACCGCAGGCTGTGCGAGGCCAACGCGGCCGAACGGCGCCAGCGCGATGCCGACCGGGAGAAGCAGGCCCGCACCCTGCAGGCGGCGTACGAGGTCGCCGACGCGCGCCGGCAGGCCGAGTCGTTCCGCGACCAGGCCCGTCGCGATCCGCTGACCGGGCTGCACAACCGCCGGTTCGTCGACGAGCGCCTGCCGGGGCTGCTCGCCCGCTGTGCCGCCGACGGAGCCCCGGTGATCGCCGCCCTGCTCGATCTGGATCACTTCAAGCAGATCAACGACTCGCTCTCCCACCAGGCCGGCGACGCCGTTCTGGTGGCGTTCGCCGGTCTGCTGGCACAGGTCGAGGTAGGCGCCGACGGCTTCGCGGCCCGGTTGGGTGGTGAGGAGTTCCTGCTGGTGATGACCGGCGCCGCCGTACCGGAATCGATCATGAAGGTGGCGGATTTCCGGCAGGCGGTGCTGGCCCACCGGTGGGCGCCGATCACCGGCGAACTGCCCGTGACGGTCAGCATCGGCGTCACCGCCGCGGCGCCCGGCGGTACCGTCGCGGACCTGCTCGGTCGAGCTGACGAGGCGCTGTACGCCGCGAAGCGGGCCGGGCGCAACCGTGTCCACCTCGACGAACTGGCCGACTTGGCGGACCGCCGGCAACGCCGCGATTGA
- a CDS encoding carboxymuconolactone decarboxylase family protein translates to MRTTQHDIDSADNLERRNRGLEVLREIDGEAGSKVIDSLADLSPALGHHVAAFAFGDIYSRPGLDARSRQLVTIGVLTALGGCEPQLKVHVGACLNVGLTPDEIIEAMLHAAVYAGFPRALNATFAAKEVFDSRGISGS, encoded by the coding sequence ATGAGGACGACGCAGCACGACATCGACAGCGCGGACAACCTCGAACGCCGCAACCGCGGCTTGGAGGTCCTTCGGGAGATCGACGGCGAGGCCGGGAGCAAGGTGATCGACTCGCTCGCCGACCTGTCCCCCGCCCTGGGCCACCACGTGGCGGCGTTCGCCTTCGGCGACATCTACAGCCGGCCGGGACTCGACGCACGCTCGCGGCAGCTGGTGACGATCGGCGTGCTGACCGCCCTCGGCGGATGCGAGCCTCAGCTCAAGGTGCACGTCGGCGCGTGCCTCAACGTCGGCCTGACCCCGGATGAGATCATCGAGGCGATGCTGCACGCCGCCGTCTACGCCGGTTTTCCGCGGGCCCTGAACGCGACCTTCGCCGCGAAGGAGGTCTTCGACAGCCGAGGGATCAGTGGCAGCTGA
- a CDS encoding glycoside hydrolase family 19 protein, with protein sequence MSRLMQLLTVVSVAAVGVAAAVLPMSTSSAAEACAAAYSGSTVYTGGMRASYNSHNWTAKWWTQGETPSTGGSGVWADNGACGGGTTPPPGGGGSSGFPVSEAQFNQMFPNRIGFYSYAGLIDAMKKFPAFTTTGSDTVRKQEAAAFLANVNHESGGLVYVEELNQANWPLYCDRSQSYGCPAGQSAYHGRGPIQLSWNFNYKAAGDALGIDLLNNPDRVKNETSVAYQTALWYWMTQRGPGTMTPHDAMVNSRGFGETIRSINGSLECNGGNPAQVQSRVDAYNRFTGILGVSPGANLYC encoded by the coding sequence ATGTCCAGACTTATGCAGCTCCTCACCGTTGTCAGCGTCGCCGCGGTGGGCGTCGCCGCGGCGGTTCTGCCCATGTCGACGTCGAGCGCGGCAGAGGCCTGCGCCGCCGCGTACAGCGGCTCGACGGTCTACACCGGCGGCATGCGCGCGTCCTACAACAGCCACAACTGGACGGCCAAGTGGTGGACCCAGGGCGAAACGCCGAGCACCGGCGGCTCCGGCGTGTGGGCCGACAACGGCGCCTGCGGCGGCGGCACCACGCCGCCGCCCGGCGGTGGCGGATCCAGCGGCTTCCCGGTCAGTGAGGCGCAGTTCAACCAGATGTTCCCGAACCGGATCGGGTTCTACTCGTACGCCGGCCTGATCGACGCGATGAAGAAGTTCCCGGCCTTCACCACCACCGGCAGCGACACGGTCCGCAAGCAGGAGGCCGCCGCCTTCCTGGCGAACGTCAACCACGAGTCCGGAGGCCTGGTCTACGTCGAGGAACTCAATCAGGCGAACTGGCCGCTCTACTGCGACCGCAGCCAGTCGTACGGGTGCCCGGCCGGGCAGAGCGCCTACCACGGTCGCGGGCCGATCCAGCTGAGCTGGAACTTCAACTACAAGGCGGCTGGTGACGCGCTCGGCATCGACCTGCTGAACAACCCGGACCGGGTGAAGAACGAGACGTCGGTCGCCTACCAGACCGCCCTCTGGTACTGGATGACCCAGCGCGGCCCGGGCACGATGACCCCGCACGACGCCATGGTCAACAGCCGCGGCTTCGGCGAGACGATCCGCAGCATCAACGGTTCGCTGGAGTGCAACGGCGGCAACCCGGCGCAGGTGCAGAGCCGCGTCGACGCGTACAACCGGTTCACCGGCATTCTGGGCGTGAGCCCGGGCGCCAACCTCTACTGCTGA
- a CDS encoding amidohydrolase family protein encodes MTVLRVRGLALPEGEPIDLYADGDRWTLDPVAGAELVAEGWILPGLVDAHTHPGAEAPGRPLDADLLTEDLRAHLDAGVTLIRAPGLAGDPPDWFGRADGSPRAFHAGPWIAQHGQFMPGWGRRPELTELPAVAAEQAARTGWAKIVIDWQPDDDVMPVGVLREAVERVHAVGGRLAVHSQQAAGGSVAVEAGVDSVEHGMGLDRDLLPRMAERGIALTPTLSVITASLARIVAEPGDTNRRWYVPGASAHARLTAAAVEAGVVVLAGTDSRPHGGIADEVRALVAAGVSPHQALAAASWTARSYLGLPGLVDGGPADAVVFGTDPRADLSQLSTPRAVIVRGKRVR; translated from the coding sequence GTGACAGTTCTGCGAGTGCGGGGCCTCGCTCTGCCCGAAGGTGAACCGATCGATCTCTATGCCGACGGTGACCGGTGGACCCTGGATCCGGTGGCGGGCGCCGAACTCGTCGCGGAGGGTTGGATCCTGCCCGGACTGGTCGATGCGCATACCCATCCCGGAGCCGAGGCGCCAGGCCGGCCACTGGACGCGGATCTGTTGACAGAGGACCTGCGGGCGCATCTGGATGCGGGAGTCACACTGATCCGCGCGCCCGGGCTCGCCGGCGACCCTCCCGACTGGTTCGGTCGGGCGGACGGCAGCCCGCGCGCCTTCCACGCCGGCCCGTGGATCGCTCAGCATGGACAGTTCATGCCGGGCTGGGGCCGGCGCCCCGAACTGACCGAGCTACCCGCCGTCGCGGCCGAGCAGGCCGCCCGCACCGGGTGGGCCAAGATAGTGATCGACTGGCAGCCGGACGACGATGTGATGCCGGTCGGTGTGCTCCGTGAGGCGGTCGAGCGTGTGCACGCGGTCGGCGGGCGCCTCGCTGTGCATTCGCAGCAGGCGGCAGGCGGATCGGTGGCCGTCGAGGCGGGTGTGGACTCGGTGGAGCACGGCATGGGGCTGGATCGGGATCTGTTGCCGCGTATGGCGGAGCGCGGCATCGCACTCACCCCGACCTTGTCGGTGATCACCGCTTCGCTGGCGAGGATCGTCGCTGAACCAGGGGACACGAACAGAAGGTGGTACGTGCCCGGCGCGAGCGCCCACGCCCGGCTCACCGCCGCCGCAGTCGAGGCCGGGGTCGTCGTCCTGGCCGGCACGGATTCCCGGCCGCACGGTGGCATCGCCGATGAGGTCCGGGCACTGGTGGCAGCCGGTGTGTCGCCGCATCAGGCGCTCGCCGCGGCGTCCTGGACCGCCCGGTCGTATCTCGGGCTGCCCGGCCTGGTGGATGGCGGGCCGGCTGATGCGGTCGTGTTCGGCACCGACCCGCGAGCCGATCTCAGTCAGCTCAGCACACCACGAGCCGTCATCGTCCGCGGGAAGCGCGTCCGTTGA